The Parafrankia discariae genome window below encodes:
- a CDS encoding recombinase family protein, whose amino-acid sequence MPATPLHPSAGLDLGYARVSTTKQSLERQLDALAAAGIPDERIYTDKKTGATVDREGLAALLAYARTGDTIVVHTLDRLGRNLREVLNLVHDLAEKGVGVRSLADPLPINTADEGMGRIAFLLLALFAEMERTFTAERAANARAVAEAKGRHVGRPIAHPPDKIDYARLLKARGESLGAIATKTGIPKTSLHRYLADAEPAPS is encoded by the coding sequence GTGCCTGCCACTCCCCTGCATCCCTCCGCCGGGCTTGATCTCGGCTACGCCCGGGTGTCCACCACCAAGCAGAGCCTCGAGCGCCAGCTGGACGCCCTGGCCGCGGCCGGCATCCCGGATGAGCGGATCTACACCGACAAGAAGACCGGCGCCACCGTCGACCGCGAGGGCCTGGCCGCGCTGCTCGCCTACGCCCGCACCGGCGACACGATCGTCGTCCACACACTGGACCGGCTCGGCCGTAACCTGCGCGAGGTCCTCAATCTCGTACATGACCTCGCCGAGAAGGGCGTCGGCGTGCGTTCCCTGGCCGACCCGCTGCCGATCAACACCGCGGATGAGGGCATGGGCCGCATCGCCTTCCTCCTGCTGGCGCTGTTCGCCGAGATGGAGCGCACCTTCACCGCCGAACGCGCCGCCAACGCCCGCGCTGTCGCCGAGGCCAAGGGCCGCCATGTCGGCCGGCCCATCGCCCACCCCCCGGACAAGATCGATTACGCTCGGCTCCTCAAAGCCCGCGGCGAGAGCCTCGGCGCGATCGCCACCAAGACCGGCATCCCGAAGACCTCGCTGCACCGCTACCTGGCAGACGCCGAACCCGCGCCGTCATAG
- a CDS encoding cell division protein SepF → MRSTAVTTPEDPREPDTVLAEDLSDCGRIVETFRDKGAVIMDLRAIDAATAQRVHDYAVGAAFALRANAEKLGAGVFLVATRDLPPEQERQLRHRYGS, encoded by the coding sequence ATGAGATCCACCGCGGTGACCACACCCGAGGACCCGAGAGAGCCCGACACGGTCCTGGCCGAGGATCTCTCCGACTGCGGCCGGATCGTGGAGACCTTCCGCGACAAGGGCGCCGTCATCATGGATCTACGTGCCATCGACGCCGCGACCGCGCAGCGGGTCCACGACTACGCCGTAGGCGCGGCGTTCGCGCTACGCGCCAATGCCGAGAAGCTCGGCGCCGGCGTCTTCCTGGTCGCCACCCGGGACCTGCCCCCCGAGCAGGAGCGTCAGCTCCGCCACCGATACGGATCCTGA
- a CDS encoding cysteine hydrolase family protein, whose translation MDLAPRTTPTSTLSLDQAAFRAHTKPRILIAWIADGLLPATWTTHGWQIHPNALARTVSKIWNWAA comes from the coding sequence ATGGATCTTGCACCGCGCACCACGCCCACCAGCACGCTCAGCCTGGACCAGGCCGCATTCCGCGCCCACACCAAGCCCCGGATCCTCATCGCATGGATCGCCGACGGGCTGCTGCCCGCCACCTGGACCACCCACGGCTGGCAGATCCACCCGAACGCACTCGCCCGCACCGTCAGCAAGATCTGGAACTGGGCAGCCTGA